The Kineothrix sp. IPX-CK genomic interval ATCGAGAGAAAGATCGTAGTCGGGCATTGGAGCGATAAAGAAGTTCAGAAGAATCTTGCTGACTGGATGAGAACAGCGATCGGCATCATGGAATCCTCTCATATCCGCGTATGCCGTATTGCGGACAACATGAGAAACGTAGCGGTAACGGAAGGTGATAAAGTAGAAGCGCAGATCAAATTCGGGTGGGAAATCGATGCTTATCCCGTCAATGAGATCATAGAATATGTAAAGGATGTAAAAGAGGGGGAAATTAATTCTCTCGTTGACGAATATTATACCAAATATGATATAATCTTGGAAGGAAGAGATGCGGCTGAGTTCAGAAGACACGTGGCTGTTCAGGCAGGTATTGAAATCGGCTTTGAGAAATTCCTGGAAGAGAAGAACTATCAGGCTATCGTTACCCACTTCGGAGATTTAGGAGAGCTGAAGCAGCTTCCGGGACTGGCTATCCAGAGACTTATGGAAAAAGGCTACGGATTCGGCGGCGAAGGTGACTGGAAGACGGCAGCTATGGTCCGTTTGATGAAGATTATGACTTCCGGTATTAAGGATGCCAAGGGGACCTCCTTTATGGAAGATTATACCTATAACCTTGTGCCCGGCAAGGAAGGCATTCTTCAGGCTCATATGCTGGAGGTATGTCCTACCGTCGCGGACGGAAAAGCAGGAATCAAAGTAAATCCGCTTTCCATGGGTAACAGAGAAGAGCCTGCCCGTCTTGTATTTACTTCCAAGACTGGTCCGGGGGTAGCCACCTCCCTGATCGATTTAGGAACG includes:
- the araA gene encoding L-arabinose isomerase — its product is MKTGKNYKFWFCTGSQDLYGDECLAKVAEHSKIIVENLNKSGILPFEIVWKPTLITNELIRKTFNEANADVECAGVITWMHTFSPAKSWILGLQEYRKPLMHLHTQFNEEIPYDTIDMDFMNENQSAHGDREYGHIVSRMGIERKIVVGHWSDKEVQKNLADWMRTAIGIMESSHIRVCRIADNMRNVAVTEGDKVEAQIKFGWEIDAYPVNEIIEYVKDVKEGEINSLVDEYYTKYDIILEGRDAAEFRRHVAVQAGIEIGFEKFLEEKNYQAIVTHFGDLGELKQLPGLAIQRLMEKGYGFGGEGDWKTAAMVRLMKIMTSGIKDAKGTSFMEDYTYNLVPGKEGILQAHMLEVCPTVADGKAGIKVNPLSMGNREEPARLVFTSKTGPGVATSLIDLGTRFRLIINAVDCKKVEKPMPKLPVATAFWTPQPNLKVGAEAWILAGGAHHTAFSYDLSVEQMADWAAAMGIESVVIDNDTTIRNFKNELRWNEIAFR